The window CTTTTCCCAAGCCCATAAAGCCTTTGGTACATCATGATCATGGTCAACGAGGGCTGCCGCTAGGGCGATCGCATTGGCAGCCGCTTTGGAGGTGCTAGCTGCGGTGTGGGGGCGGGGAATAAAGGCGGCATCTCCCACCAGTGCGATGCGATCGAACGCCATTTGTGGCACCCCCAGATCCAAAATGGCTTGCACAAACGGTTCTTTTGTCGCGGCGACCAGGGTTTGAAACGGAGGTGCCAGGACACGGTTTGCATAGAGGCGCATGTCTTGTTCCACAGCTGGGGCCATCATGCCTGGCGGAATCGAATACTCCCGACGTTGATTGTGCTTATCGGTCAGAAGGCGCGGCAATTCTGTTACTTCATCGTAATTGACATACCAAACCCAGTTAAACCGTCGCTCTCCGGGGACGAGTGATTCATTCTCGCCTGGAATGACATATTGCAAGATATGAGAATTGGGAAACTGATAGAACACAAAGCGTTCTGTGAAAATTTCAGCCGTTTTTGGATCTAGGGCGGATTCGTCGACTAATCCTCGATAGCCTACGTAGCCAGCATAGTGAGGCGTATAGTCAGGTAACAGCCGTTGACGAAGCGTCGAGGTTGGCCCATCGGCACCGATTAGCAAATGGCCTGTTTCACGGGTTCCATCGGCAAAAATTGCCGTAACCTGGTTGCCGTCTGATTCAAAATTGGTCAGGACTTTCCCCTGATGGTAGTGCTCATCTGGAAAATGCCGCCGCATAGAACCGTAGAGAAGATTCCAGGAGGTTAAGGTTTGATGCATTGGCATGCGTTGAATACCACCATCCCGCTTCAGGTAGTACCGTTCCTTCGCGATCACCCCCAAGGCTTCATGGGGAATCTCTGCCTGGCGAAAGGCTTCGACCACATCTGGCTGCAACACAACGCCCCCGCCACGACTATCCAACGTATGGGGAGACCGTTCGTAAATATCCACCTGCCACCCGATCGCACGCAGAAGAGTGCCTGTAAATAGCCCTGCCAATGAGCCCCCAATCACAATGGCTCGATGGACTCGATGATTGCCTATGCTCATCTCGTCTCCTCCAGATATTTGTGCACAAAGGTGACCGCCATCGCCCCCTCGCCCACCGCTGAAGCCACCCGTTTTACCGAGCCATGCCGCACATCCCCAGCCGCAAAAGAACCAGGAACACTCGTTTCTAGAAAGAACGGATCTCGCTCCAGGGGCCAGCAGCTAGGAAGATACCCCTTGTTGAGTAAATCTGGGCCGGTGATGAGATAGCCTGCATCATCCCGAATGATGTCGGTATCCTTGGCCCATTCTGTATTAGGCACCCCGCCAATGCAGATAAAGAGGTGTTGCGTCTCGGCTTGCTGCACTGACCCGTCTCGATTGTTGGCGATCGCGATTTGTCGTAGCGCCGTATCCCCCCTGAGATCAATAACTTGTGCATGAAATAGCACTTCAATATTGCTGGTCTGAGTAATTCGCCTAATCAAATACTGCGACAGTGAAGCGGCCAGATTGCTGCCCCGCACCAGCATCGTGACCTGCCGGGCATAGCGCGAAAAATACATCGCAGCTTGCCCTGCCGAGTTGCCACCACCCACGACATAAACATGCTCGTTTTGACACATGGGAGCTTCGCTCGCCCCAGCGCCATAAAATAACCCCAGATTGAGAAAACGGTCTTCATTGGGGAGATTGAGGCGTCTATATTCAACACCAGTGGCGCAAATGTTGGCCCGGGCAATCATCTGGCTACCGTCTGCCATATCGACGTAAATACGATTATTTCTGAATTCGGCCCGAACGCCCTCGCGTAAAAGAAGAATTTCAATTCCAAACTTGACGGCCTGTTGACGGGCTCTTTCTGCCAAGTCCGCACCGCTGATGCCCGCTGGGAAGCCCATGTAATTTTCAATCAGTGAACTGGTTCCAGCTTGTCCGCCCACTGCATGGCGCTCGATCAGAACGGTACGGATACCTTCAGAGGCGGCATATACGGCAGCACTTAATCCAGCGGGGCCAGCCCCATAGATCGAGAGGTCATATTCTTTGAACCTTGGTTGTGTTACCCAGCCTAATTGTTGGGCAATCTCTTGAATCGTGGGCGCAAACATCTGATTGCCATCGGGAAATTCAACAATTGGCAAGCGGAGTTCACTCAGGGTGGCAAAGCCTAACTGACGATGACAGTCTTCATTACAGGTCAGTTCAATCCAGTCAAACTCAACCACACTACGACTCAAAAAATCGCGGATTTTATAGGCGGCAGCTGAATTCGGTTGACCATAGAGCCGGACTCTTCGATCAGGGTGTGAGGTTAAAGGAGAAGCTATCAGATTCGTAGCCATGGTCGCTATTTCCCCTGCGGTTCTTGGCTTGCCTTCTGCAGGGTGGCGACTAACATGTCTACAGGCTGTGCCCCAAACACCGCCTCATTTCCGATATAAAGGGTGGGCACACTGCGAACACCGCGCGCTGTTGCTTGCCGTTCTAGTTCCCGAATTTCCTGAATCCCTGCGGTGGATGCCAGAAAAGTTGTGACCGCTTCGGCATCCATCCCAATGTCCACCGCGAGGCTCACGAGGGTCTCGAAATCGCCAATATTCTGTCCCTCGCTGAAGTAAGCCCGAAGGATTCGTTCAGCCATTTCAGAGGCTTTGCCCTGTTTGCCTGCCTGCCAGGTCAAACGATGGGCTTTCAACGTGTTGGGGGTGAAGTCCATCAGGTCATAGCGAAACTCAATGCCATCTGCTTGCGTTGCCTGTATGGTCTTGGCATCTAACTGCTGTGAATAGTCCCAACTGCCAAACTTTTGGCTCCGGTAGGTTTTGCGTGCCATCCCAGCTTCCGGCATGTCTGGGTTTAACTCAAACGGATACCAAACCCACTGATAGTCAACGGCAGAATCCAGGCGTTTTATGGCTTGATGCAGTCGTGTTTCTGCCACCCAACACCAGGGGCAGATGAAATCTGAGGTGATGCTGATGTTTAACACCATAATTGCTTCCCTCGTCAGAATTGCGACAGTTCAACCATAATTCCATTCGAAAGGAATGTTAATATGGCTCTTGCGCCAAAAACCTTTGCATTTTTTGCAACAATCAAACTGGGCTGAACTATGGATCAGCTAGCGGCTATGCGATCTTTCACCAAGGTGGTGGAAACTGGTGGCTTCTCAGAAGCCGCCCGGCAACAAGGGCTAGCAGTCTCTTCGGTAACCCGTCAGGTTAATGGGCTGGAAGCCTTGTTGAACACTCAATTGCTTAATCGCTCTACGCGCAGCATCACCCTGACGCCTCAGGGTCACAAATACTACGACAAGGTGGTGCAGATTCTACAAGATGTGGAAGCAGCGAACCTCTGCGTCATGGAGCGGGGTGAGGTTCCCCATGGGATTTTGCGCATCGGCTTACCGGTTGCGTTTGGGCGGCTCCAGGTGGCTCCGATTTTGAAGGATTTTCTGGCTCAGTATCCAACCGTCAAACTGGAGCTGCGGCTGAGTGATGGATTGGCTAACCTCGTGGAAGAAGACCTGGATCTGGTGATTCGCATCGGCAATCTGGATCGCTCCAGCAACACCCTTATCCTTCACAAGCTGGCGTCTTATACGCGCCTGGTTTGCGGCAGCCCAAGCTATTTTGAGCGTCACGGAAAACCCCGTCACCCCACTGAGTTGACCCAGCATAACTGCCTATTATTTGCCTATTCCACACGATCTGACGTTTGGCGATTCCAGCGATCGCGCGAAGTGTGTGATGTGCCCGTACAGGGATCTTTAGTTGCCAACAATTCGGAGATATTGCGCCAGGTATGTTTAGACGGCGTGGGGCTGGTTTTAATGCCTACCTGGTTAATTGGGGAAGATGTTCAATCAGGGCGGTTGCAAACGGTGTTGACAGACTTTCAAATTCATCCCCAATCGGAAGTGGACCACGGGATTTATGCGCTTTATCTGCCCAATCGCAGGCATTCGCTACGGGTCAAAACATTTATTGATTTCCTCAGCCAACGATTTGGAAAATCCGCCTATTGGGAAACAGGGCAATAACCCGCCTGCTAACAGGCCGCAACCCCCTCAGAGAATCATCCCTATCCTCTAACATCCCCTGACTAAGCAGGAGAATTAGATTTCCTTCCTAAGCCCTCCGGGCAGGCTGCGCCAAGAGCAAGGAGGAATTAAAGGAGGTGATGTCATCCATGGATGAGGGTCAGAGGCAATCTGCAAACCTGACATGCTCCCTGGGCGTTAGTGAATCCCACTCTGATTTTGCGCCTGCTCACAGACCCAACAACTGTATCGGCCCTTTAAGATAAAGACCTGCAGTTATATTTCTCACTGACTACCCGCACTTTAATGGCAACTCCTCCCCCCCTTGGCAACGGTACTCCTGAGGTTACGACACCCGCTACCGAAACCCTCAAATACGGCGATCTGGCCATTCAGCAGGCCGCTACCGAGCCGTTTGAGAAGTGGCCCAACGCCACCGACAACGCCTACACCATTCACCTGGAGCATCCTGAATTCACGGCCCTGTGCCCCCGCTCTGGCTATCCTGACTTTGGCACCATCGTAGTCGACTATCAGCCCCAAGACTGGATTGTGGAACTGAAGGCGTTTAAGCTCTACATCAATGCCTTCCGCAATCAACACATCAGCCACGAGATGGTTACCAATGAAATTGCCGATCGCCTTTGGCAAGAACTGGCTCCCGTAGGCTTGCGGGTGATTGGCGATTTTACTCGACGGGGCGGGGTTAAAACCGTCATCACTGTCAGCAAAGGGGACTGCGCACTGTTTGCGCCCTACACAGCCAATAGTCTTTAGCTGAGGGATGGGGGTGCTTCACAGTTTGACAGAATTTGGCGGGGGCGATCACCGGCTGCCATCACCCCTCCCCCGCTATTGGTACACGGGTCAATGCCCCCAAACCGGGGTCAAGCTGGCGTTACCCCGCACCGCCCAAGCAGAAGCGATCGCCCAAGGGCTAATGCAGCACCTGGCAACAGAGCCTTGCTACCAGCGGGAAGGCAAAATGTACGGCATTCTTCTGGTTGAAACCGCTACAGGAGAACTGGGGATTCTAAAGGCTTTTTCCGGCTTGCTAAACGGACAGAGTACCCTGGCAGGATGGGTGCCGCCAATTCCAGGGCGGGCGCAGGTGGCCTTAGCAGAAGCGCAAACCCTGGAACAGTTGAATCAACTCAAAGCCGCCCTGATCGCTCTGCAAACCTTACCGGAACGAGCAGAGCAGGCTCGCCTGGCCCAGATTTATGCTGATCGCTGGCAAGTGCTGACAGACACCCACCGTTTGCGAAAGCAAGAACGCGATCGCCTGCGGCAAACCTATGATGCCACTCTCATTGGAGCAGAGCGGGCCATGGCCCTGGAAAAACTAGTTGCGCAGAGTCAGCAAGATGGCATGGCGCGGCGGCGGCTGAAGCGAGAGCGAGATGCGGTTTTAGAGCCTTTGCAGGTTGCGATCGCGGCTGCCGACCAGCAGATACGAGAGCTGAAGCGGCAGCGTAAAGCCCTGTCTCGCCAGCTTCAGGCCCAGATGCATGCGGTGTATTCCCTAACCAACTTTGCAGGCGTTTCCACCCCCCTGCAAGATCTGATGCCGACAGGGTTGCCCACTGGCACTGGTGACTGTGCGGCGCCTAAGCTGTTGCACTACGCGGCCACCCAGCAGCTCACCCCCTTAGCCTTAGCCGAGTTTTGGTGGGGGCCATCGAGCGGCGACAAGCACTCTGGGCAGTTCTATGGGGCCTGTGCAGAAAGGTGTCAGCCCATCATGGGGTTCTTGCTGTCGGGGTTGCCTGCACCCCCAGCTCCCACGGTTACGCTCTCAAAGCCATTGCCGATCCTCTATCAAGATGAGGTGCTACTCGTGGTGAATAAGCCGACGGGGCTGCTGTCGGTTCCTGGACGAACGAGCCAGCTCCAAGATAGTGTGCTCAGTCGCCTCCGCTGCCAGCTCACGGATTATCCCTTTTTGAAAGCCGTGCACCGTCTGGATAAAGGCACCTCTGGCCTATTTGTGCTGGCCGCCACCCCTGAGGCACACCGTACGTTGAGCCGACAGTTTGCCCAACGCCAGGTGCAGAAAACCTACGAGGCGATCCTCACGCAGCCCGTCTCTGCTTCAGCTGGGGTGATTGACCTACCCCTGTGGCGCAATCCCGCCGATCGCCCCAAACAGTCTGTTGATTGGCAGCGGGGCAAACCGAGCCTAACGGAGTTCTCCGTGCTAGAACCGGGCGAGATGCCCAGAGTTCGGTTTACACCCCACACGGGCCGCACTCATCAGCTGCGAGTGCATGCAGCCCATCCCCAGGGACTCAACGCTCCGATTCTGGGCGACTCCCTATATGGGGCGAAAGATGAGGCTGAACCCCACACCTGTCGCCTGCATCTCCATGCCACGGCGATTCAATTGACCCACCCCACGACCCAAGTGCCCCTGGCCTTTTCGAGCCCGACTCCTTTCTAGGGTCAGGTTATCGGCTTGTTCAGTTGAGTGCAGTACACCTCGATCAAGACAGGGGCTAGGGTTTGGGGTCGAGGGTATCCGTCATCTGCAATGCAAACTGCTGTAAGAACAGCTTGCTTAAAAACTCTCTTGAAAATCTTCAAGCGCGCGAATCAGGGCTTCTATGCAGGTGGCGGGAATTAAATCCAGTAGGGGCAGCTGTTTACGACCCGCCCCCAAAGGCACTGTGATATCTTGCAAAATCCGCGTGATTTCAGCTTCTGAGATGCGATCGCCTTCTACTAAGGGATAAAGCCGTTGGGCTACTAGCGTGTGCAGCTTGGCATCATTGAGATACAAGTGCCACTTGGCCACATCCATATAAACGGCTTCGCCAATATTGGCCGCTAAAGACTCAATCGCTTCAATGGGGGCGGAATAAGACATCACCCTCCCTCCTGAGGCGCATCATCCGCCTCTGCAATGTAAGTGCCCGAATAATCTGCGATCGCAAAAATATAGATGGCATGGGTGCCCAAAACCGCCAGCCAAACTAGCGTCACCTTGCTGACCCATGGCACCGAGCCTACCTTCATTTGATGAACAAACCACAACCCAGAGTTAATGGCTGCAAACGTTGCCACATGGACTGCAAAGTTGATGCGGTCTTCGAGTTTGCGATAGGCGGGATCACGGCGATCAGGCTTACGGGGCCAACGAGGCGGCATAGGGGCATATCCAAATGATTCACTGCCCTCATTTTAAGGGGCAGCCTGGTAGTCCCCCGACTTTCCACCGGTTTTTCTCAAGAGCTGAATAGCTTGAATCTCCATTGACTTTTCCAGCGCCTTCGCCATGTCATAGAGCGTCAGGGCCGCCACAGAAACGGCGGTAAGGGCTTCCATTTCTACCCCGGTCTCTGCTTTCGTGCGCACCGTCGCGAGAATGCGATACCCCGGTAGCGCTTCATCGGGTTCAATTTCAACTTTGACCTTGCTCAGGGGCAGGGGGTGACATAAAGGAATCAGGTTCGCGGTTTGCTTAGCGGCCATAATTCCAGCCAGGCGAGCGGTCCCCAGCACATCTCCTTTAGGGGCGTTGCCTGCCTCAATTTGGGCCAGGGTTGCTGCCGTCATGCGAATTTTCCCTTGGGCTGTGGCTTCCCGCAGGGTTTGGGGTTTCTCTGAAACATCGACCATATGGGCCTCACCCTGGCGATCGAGGTGGCTCAGGGAGGAAGAAAAAATTTCTGACTCTGTCATCGAGAAAACCTATCTTGTGATTAGAGACTGTGCTACTATTTAACTCCTGTGAGGGCGTGTAGCTCAGTGGACTAGAGCACGTGGCTACGGACCACGGTGTCGGGGGTTCGAATCCCTCCTCGCCCGTTGAATATTAAAGGTGCCAGTAAAGCGCGAGTCATCGCGTCTTTACTGGCATTTCATTTTGGGGTTACCGATGGGACTCGACAGCGTAGACGTCGCGTCCATGGCTGAGTGAAAACCGTAGAGAATGCCCCAGGTCTTTGCTTGAGGTGGTGATGAAGATGAGCACCCCGATAAAGGTCATACAAGCGGCCAGGCCAAAAGTATCGCGGTAGCTGACCCAGTCGGCAAAGGTGCCAAATAGCGGTCCCGCTAGGGCAATGCCAATATCAAACCCCACCATGGCCAAACCAAAGATTTTGCCGCGTTCATCCGGCCCTGAGCGATCGCCCATGAGCGCTGCGATCATGGGAATTAGTGTTCCAGCGGCCCCCCCTTGAATCAGCCCGGCCATGAGAAACACCGTTGGGGTTTCGGCTTGCCAAAAGACCAACATGGCCAGGGTATACAGCAGCAAACTGATGGTGATAAAGCGACCCCGACCGTGACGATCTGACGCTCGCCCCACCAGCAGACGACTCATGAAGCTGGCGATCGCCGCTGTGGTGTAAATCAGCCCCACATTAAGCTCTAATCCAGTTTCACGCACAAACAGCGGCACAAAGGTGCTCAAGGTGCCAAAGGCCAGCCCCACCAGCAGCAAAATAATCGCAGGCGTCCGCACTCGAGGGGTTAACAGCAGCCGCCAGAACAAGGGCTTAGCCTGAGTCGAGCGTGTAACTGTCTGCGGCATGGGGTGATAGGTTTCTTTCACCTGGCTCACCAGCACGATCCCTGCTATCCCCAAAATCCCCATGGCCAAGAAGGCAATTAAAAAGCTATTCCATTCCAGCAAAAAGCCCCCTAGGGCTGGCCCAAGCGCCATGCCAATGGGGTTGACCAAACTCATATACCCAATCAGCTCACCCCGGTTCGCGGGAGGAGAAATGTCAATAATCAGGGCGCTGTAGGCCACGACGAAAGCCGCGATGCTAAGGCCATGAAAAGCCCGAAACCCCATCATCAAGATGAGCAAGCCATTAATCGTCAGGGTGCGATCGCCCCAGGCCAGCTGCCAGGTCAATGGAGGTAGCAGAATTGCTGATAGATAGAGGAAGGGGGCAATCGCGATCGCCACAATACCAATCAGCAGCACCAGTTTGCGCCCCCGCTCATCCGCCAATCGAGATAACCAGGGGCGAGTGACCAATAAACCCACGGCAAACGAGGCCATCACAATGCCAATCTGTGAGCCCGTGGCTCCTAAGGTTTCGATAAACAGCGGCAATGTTGGCAATAGCCCCGCCAACCCCGCCCAGAAACACAGTCCAGCACCAAATAGAACAGCCAAATTCCAGCGCAGGGCCGGACTAAACGTGGCGAAAACTCTCACGGCGATTCTCTCTTAAGGTTTAGGGTTCTACTGTAATGTTAATAAATGTTGCGGATCGCCCCCGGAAATCCACACCTAAAGTCGTCGATGGGTCATCTAGGGCAGGAAGCGGCTGAGGGGGGATGGCAGCAGACAATGTAGCCGGGCAGCCCCTCCCCTGCCTTACCTGACAAAGTCGTAGCGGCAGGAGGTGTCGCTAATTCAGGGCTGGGGGCGGCTGTTTAAGACAGCGGTTGACTCAGTGGCGCTGTTTATCGAGCTTGTTGTCGATACCATTTCAGCGCGGATGATTCGATTTGCTTTATCCAAGTAGTCTTCCCATCGTTGTAGGCATCAATATCTTTAGGATGACGTTCATATACCTCACGTTTCAAGGCTGCGTAGGCATGGCGAATCGACTCATGGGTTCTCAAAAATGCGCAGAACGCGAGGTGACGCTCAATTTCAGGATTATTGACCTGATACATATGAATATTGTGGGTGCGATAGCCATCGCGATCTTTTGTGAAATAGCGCCGCCCTGGTAGCCCATATTCGCCCCAGGGTTTGTAGCCAGCCGCTTGCAGCTTGGCAGTAAGGTCATCGATGCGTTCAACACGCTGAACCACCGGGAGCAGATCAATAATCGGTTTCGCTGCCAACCCGGGTACTGAAGTGCTGCCAATGTGATGGATGGCAATGAGTTCTTCGCCTAGGAGTCCCTGGAGTTGGGCGGCTTCCTGTTGAAATTTCAATGGCCAGTCAGGAGAGTAATCTGTAAAGGTGTAAAGGCTTGGCATTTTAACCCCACAATGGCTTTGCCAAAAGGATGGACACGATGAAGAATCCGATGGGCTGGCAAATTACCGGTGGCCCGATGTCCCCGCTAGGTGGGTTTAGCCCCTGCAAAGTAGCTGCGGCAGCAACCCTCGCCCTCTCACTAACCCTCATCGGTTGCGCGGCACAGTCGCCTGCGCCCAACAATGAAGCGCCCCCTTCTGAACCCCTGACATCACAATCGCCTCAAGATAGTCCAGAGCCGACTGAACCGACCGCGTCGCCTCAAACGGAAGGAGGGTTTGCAGAGGTGACTGCGGTGGAAGTCACCGCCGGTGACCCTGGCGCTTATACCTTTGCCGTCACCATTCAAAGCCCGGACACCGGCTGCGAGCAGTATTCAGATTGGTGGGAAGTGGTCACTGAAGAAGGCGACCTGCTCTATCGCAGAATCTTAGTTCACAGCCATGTGGAGGAACAACCCTTTCGGCGCACAGGTGGCCCCGTTGCTGTACAGCCCGATGAAACGGTAATTGTGCGGGCCCATATGAATCCTCAAGGCTATGGCACCCAAGCCATGCAGGGTAGTGCAGAGACCGGTTTTGAAGAAGTCGCCCTACCGGAAGGCTTTGCCGCAGATCTCGCCGAGTCTGACCCTCAACCGCGTGGCTGCGACTATTAGTATTGCCCACTTGGAATGCGTGCAGCAAAATCAGCCGGTCCCATTCGTGACCGGCTGATTTAATTTATCAAGCCAGAATTACCCTGCTTTGAAGACATTTTCGTTCAATGGGCCCTTCTATACTCCGCTGAAATGCCTTAGAAACGGGCTCAAAAGTTTGTTGATTTTCCACATAAAGCCAGTAGAAAATTAGCTTTAAAGACTCAATTATTTATCGACTCTTAACACCTTGTCTTTCAGGAATGATGCATCACACATCAGTTCTATGAAGCAGATGTCCTTGATGAGGAAAACTAGCGATCGCTAAATCAATCAACGCAAAATACCTCACCGACAGAAGCAACTTTAAAGTTGTCGGAGCCATCGTTTTCTAAATTTGCTTTACAGACGCATATCCATCCGCTAGAAACTTTGCTGACTTGCAACACATCACCGTCGTCGTCATAGGTGAAAGTATCCATGTCTCCCTGTTGTTCAGCAATTGCAGTGGCCTCTGGAAGACTCATGCCTGAAGTTATAGATGCGCATGCCTCGCTCACTTCCGTTTTAGGGCCAAAGACACTTGCTCCAACTGCTAAATAAACACCTGACAGTATGAGGATGATCAGGAATGTGCCGATACTAACGAGAAAGAATTTAGAAGCCCTTGCCATACTCAAATCTAGCACTCCACTCTCAATAATTAGCTGGGACAGCTATGTTATAAAGATCCCTATTTATCTATAAAGACCTATTTCTTGAGCGTTAGTTCCCATGTTGCGGCTCTTGAGTATTAGAGCTTATGGAGTGTAAGATGCCTTACTATAAGACACATCATTCTCCACGATAGGTCAATTACGATAGATTAAATCTAAAATTTTGAGCGGATAGATCAAATTTTTCTATTCAACTCTATTTGCAGAAAGAAGTACGGGTAAATCTAATGACATCTTTAGTGAAAGTCGGGCTAATTTTATCCATAACATCAACAATTGCTTTGATGCCTAAAATGAGCTTGGCAGGTGATTTTGATCTCACGTTTAATGGCAGCTCTAATCTGTCTACGATCGCATCCAATGCGGTTGTTCGAGGTGATCGCGATCGCTACTACTTCAGTGCTCAGGCAGGGCAGCGCATTTCGATTGCAGTCACCTCTTTGGAAGATAATGCCGTGATTGATCTGCTTTATAAAAGTGGAGAAACCTGGATACCCGTTCCAGAGGTAGCAGAAGGAGACGATAGAAGGATTTGGTATGGAGCTTTGCCGAGTTCGGATTCAGATCAATATCAAATTGTGGTTAGCGGCACTCGTGGCAATGCTACCTACGATTTATTTGTGGGAATTAGCCAGGTTAGCAACTGAAGATATTTTGGTTAAAGCACTGGGCTAATACGGAAAAACAGCGAGTTAATGCCGAGAAATAGTGAAGCTTTCATCGCAATAGAAAACACCTGCAAGATAACCTGTCATCAGTCTTCTACACCTTCGATAGACACAATCCATCTTGATAATGACTTCCATAACCAGATCGGGTGTGGGTTTTGATGTCTCAAAACAGTCGTGAAAGGTGCATCGCTGCGCGGATGACACCCTACAATCTTTATCCTGGGGGTGACGCCGCCACGTTATGGATGATTGGTATTACCACGATCGCCCTAGCCTATCTACACATAGCGCAGGCTATTTGGATTAAGACACCGAGTGTCGCTCTGATGTTCAGCTCCTAATTGGACTAGTGACTGTTTACAGACCTCTGACTGTCTCGCTTGAGATCGCAATCACCTCGACAAATCCTGCGTAACAAACTTAGCGGTATTCTTCGCCGCCTCCAAAATTGTCATCAACCCACTGCCCGGGTGAACTGCTCCCCCCACCCAATACAGCCGCTCCAGGGTTTCAGACCGAATGGGCGGTCGAAACGGCCCGAGCTGACGCCAGGTATGGCTGAGATTAAACACAGCGCCTAAATAAACTGAATAGTCACTCTGCCAGGTATCAGCGGTGTAGCAAGTCTCTGTCACAATATGCTGTTCTACCCCTTCAAACCCTAACCGAGGTAATCGATTCATCACGAAATTGCGGTATTGTTGAGCCTTCGCCGACCAATCGACTCCCTGCCCTGTGTGAGGAATGGGAACCAGCACATACAGAGTGGAATGGCCTGCCGGGGCATTACTGGGATCAACCGGTGTTGGGTTACAGACATAAAAAGGAGGGTCTACCTCATCGAGGGCGGAATCATCCACAAAGGGGCGATCGCGCCTGCGAATATGCTCAGACAAATAGAGTTGATGGTGGGGGAGCTGATCGTAACGTCGATCAAGGCCCAGATACAGCATGAAGGTAGAGCAGGAAAACTGCTTCCCCTCAAAGAACTGGGCGCTGTACTTTCCGCGTGCAGCTTCAGGAATCAGCGTCTGCACTGCTTGGGCAAAGTCGGCATTCACCACCACCGTATCAGCCGCTACACGCTCTCCATTGCTTAGTTCTACCCCACGGGCTTGACGGTTTTGTACCCAGACCTGACTCACAGGGGTGTTGAGATGGATCTTGCCGCCCAGATCTTGAAATGCCTGGGCCAGGGCTTGAGCCAGGGCGCGAAATCCCCCTTGGGGATGCCAGACGCCATAGGCCATTTCAATATAGGGAATCAGACTAAATACGCTGGCGCTTAAGGTTGGGTGCATCCCTAAGTATTTAGCGGGATAGCTGAGGGCATAGACCAATCGCTCATCCTGAAATGCCCGCCAAAAATGCTGGTAAAGGGTTTCCCAAGGCCGAAAACGTAGGGCGGTGCCCAGTTCATTGAGGCGTAGGTATCCCAGGAGCGATCGCGCTGGTTCACCCAGGTAGGGATCATAACCGGCCTCATACTTCTGTGCTTCTGCGGCCAACCACCGGTCGAAAGCGTCGGGTAAATCGCTGCGAAAAGCTGCTAGCTGTGGTTTCAACTGGGCTAGGTCGGTGGTCAGATCAAGCTGGGTATTATCCCAAAATTGAACCCGAGTATAGGGCTCTAGACGCGTAAACGGAATATACTCTGCTCGGCTTAGCCCGGCACTCGCAAAGAGATCTTCATAGAGATGGGGAAGCTGCAGGATCGTTGGCCCGGTGTC is drawn from Leptolyngbya sp. SIO1E4 and contains these coding sequences:
- a CDS encoding GrpB family protein, with amino-acid sequence MPSLYTFTDYSPDWPLKFQQEAAQLQGLLGEELIAIHHIGSTSVPGLAAKPIIDLLPVVQRVERIDDLTAKLQAAGYKPWGEYGLPGRRYFTKDRDGYRTHNIHMYQVNNPEIERHLAFCAFLRTHESIRHAYAALKREVYERHPKDIDAYNDGKTTWIKQIESSALKWYRQQAR
- a CDS encoding MFS transporter, producing the protein MRVFATFSPALRWNLAVLFGAGLCFWAGLAGLLPTLPLFIETLGATGSQIGIVMASFAVGLLVTRPWLSRLADERGRKLVLLIGIVAIAIAPFLYLSAILLPPLTWQLAWGDRTLTINGLLILMMGFRAFHGLSIAAFVVAYSALIIDISPPANRGELIGYMSLVNPIGMALGPALGGFLLEWNSFLIAFLAMGILGIAGIVLVSQVKETYHPMPQTVTRSTQAKPLFWRLLLTPRVRTPAIILLLVGLAFGTLSTFVPLFVRETGLELNVGLIYTTAAIASFMSRLLVGRASDRHGRGRFITISLLLYTLAMLVFWQAETPTVFLMAGLIQGGAAGTLIPMIAALMGDRSGPDERGKIFGLAMVGFDIGIALAGPLFGTFADWVSYRDTFGLAACMTFIGVLIFITTSSKDLGHSLRFSLSHGRDVYAVESHR
- a CDS encoding 2TM domain-containing protein — protein: MPPRWPRKPDRRDPAYRKLEDRINFAVHVATFAAINSGLWFVHQMKVGSVPWVSKVTLVWLAVLGTHAIYIFAIADYSGTYIAEADDAPQEGG
- the moaC gene encoding cyclic pyranopterin monophosphate synthase MoaC; protein product: MTESEIFSSSLSHLDRQGEAHMVDVSEKPQTLREATAQGKIRMTAATLAQIEAGNAPKGDVLGTARLAGIMAAKQTANLIPLCHPLPLSKVKVEIEPDEALPGYRILATVRTKAETGVEMEALTAVSVAALTLYDMAKALEKSMEIQAIQLLRKTGGKSGDYQAAP
- the crtI gene encoding phytoene desaturase is translated as MGQKIIVVGAGPGGLATALRLAGQGYLVEIFESASRVGGRMRGFQTGAYAFDTGPTILQLPHLYEDLFASAGLSRAEYIPFTRLEPYTRVQFWDNTQLDLTTDLAQLKPQLAAFRSDLPDAFDRWLAAEAQKYEAGYDPYLGEPARSLLGYLRLNELGTALRFRPWETLYQHFWRAFQDERLVYALSYPAKYLGMHPTLSASVFSLIPYIEMAYGVWHPQGGFRALAQALAQAFQDLGGKIHLNTPVSQVWVQNRQARGVELSNGERVAADTVVVNADFAQAVQTLIPEAARGKYSAQFFEGKQFSCSTFMLYLGLDRRYDQLPHHQLYLSEHIRRRDRPFVDDSALDEVDPPFYVCNPTPVDPSNAPAGHSTLYVLVPIPHTGQGVDWSAKAQQYRNFVMNRLPRLGFEGVEQHIVTETCYTADTWQSDYSVYLGAVFNLSHTWRQLGPFRPPIRSETLERLYWVGGAVHPGSGLMTILEAAKNTAKFVTQDLSR
- a CDS encoding DUF3181 family protein, whose protein sequence is MSYSAPIEAIESLAANIGEAVYMDVAKWHLYLNDAKLHTLVAQRLYPLVEGDRISEAEITRILQDITVPLGAGRKQLPLLDLIPATCIEALIRALEDFQESF